Proteins from one uncultured Anaeromusa sp. genomic window:
- a CDS encoding VOC family protein: protein MKITRVDATFCTDKLQESKEFYMNYFDFELVYESDWYLEMMVPGMPTSGLSFTLPRRDEGEFFCGTGTILSFEVPDVQGEYQRLKEAGLSLVQSLQDKPWGERSFVVDDPNGIHLYIYETIPATPEYQKIYDSFRQAR, encoded by the coding sequence ATGAAAATTACGAGGGTGGACGCAACGTTTTGTACTGATAAACTGCAAGAATCTAAAGAATTTTATATGAACTATTTTGATTTTGAATTAGTGTATGAAAGCGATTGGTATTTGGAAATGATGGTTCCAGGCATGCCGACCAGCGGCTTGAGCTTTACCTTGCCGCGCCGAGATGAAGGAGAATTCTTTTGCGGCACAGGTACAATTCTTTCATTTGAAGTGCCGGATGTGCAGGGGGAGTATCAGCGCTTAAAAGAGGCTGGCTTGTCCCTTGTGCAATCGCTGCAAGATAAGCCTTGGGGAGAGCGCAGTTTTGTCGTGGATGATCCAAATGGAATTCATCTTTATATTTATGAAACTATTCCAGCTACGCCGGAGTATCAAAAAATCTATGATTCCTTTCGACAGGCTCGGTGA
- a CDS encoding DUF1858 domain-containing protein: protein MKNITKEMSIIEVVQQHPETVDVFRNFGMGCLGCAAARFENIEQGASAHGIDIEALITSLNQAIA from the coding sequence ATGAAAAACATCACCAAAGAAATGAGCATTATCGAAGTAGTCCAACAGCACCCGGAAACGGTAGACGTGTTCCGCAATTTCGGCATGGGCTGCCTAGGCTGCGCCGCCGCCCGGTTTGAAAACATCGAGCAAGGCGCCAGCGCACACGGCATTGACATCGAAGCGCTGATTACCTCGTTAAATCAAGCGATTGCCTAG
- a CDS encoding cell division protein FtsL has product MLAQQRQEWKHPVEEQQHTPAKTFRKQPQCDVRLRARVGLLVCGIAVLAIVGAVCSEFVVTTGYSVVKTKSQIMSLEKENEQLQLEIAQLKAPQRIQAVATRELGMVTPQNLYCINPQTAPSAASVEAQDNLWDRVKANLKGATAQAGTNR; this is encoded by the coding sequence ATGTTGGCTCAACAAAGACAGGAGTGGAAACATCCTGTAGAAGAACAGCAACATACACCTGCAAAAACCTTTCGTAAGCAACCGCAATGCGATGTTCGTTTGCGAGCGAGAGTAGGCTTGCTTGTTTGCGGCATAGCAGTGTTGGCCATTGTTGGTGCAGTTTGCAGTGAATTCGTCGTTACGACCGGCTATTCGGTTGTAAAGACGAAATCCCAAATTATGTCATTGGAAAAAGAGAACGAACAATTGCAATTGGAAATTGCCCAACTCAAAGCGCCACAGCGTATTCAAGCCGTTGCTACGCGTGAGTTAGGCATGGTAACGCCGCAAAACTTGTACTGTATTAACCCTCAGACGGCTCCAAGTGCCGCTTCAGTGGAAGCGCAGGACAATCTTTGGGATCGTGTAAAAGCTAACTTAAAGGGAGCGACAGCGCAAGCAGGTACTAATCGCTAA
- a CDS encoding CoA-binding protein encodes MKETMAALLQCKNWALVGATSNKGKFGYKIFQVMRNNGLHVLPVNPGLQEIDGQTCYASLADLPEPVEAVNVVVPPKVALGILEECQRLNISKVWLQPGADTAEVVEKAKELGLQVVYDACIMIELRHKGGV; translated from the coding sequence ATGAAAGAAACAATGGCAGCGTTGCTGCAATGTAAAAATTGGGCGTTAGTGGGGGCGACATCCAACAAGGGGAAATTTGGCTATAAAATTTTTCAAGTGATGCGAAATAATGGGTTGCATGTATTGCCCGTCAATCCGGGATTGCAAGAAATTGACGGCCAAACGTGCTACGCTTCCTTAGCGGACTTGCCGGAACCGGTTGAAGCGGTAAATGTCGTAGTACCTCCTAAAGTTGCTTTGGGAATTTTAGAGGAATGCCAACGTTTAAATATCTCCAAGGTCTGGCTGCAACCGGGAGCTGATACGGCGGAAGTGGTGGAAAAAGCTAAAGAATTAGGCTTGCAGGTAGTGTATGACGCGTGTATCATGATCGAGTTGAGACATAAAGGAGGAGTATGA
- the der gene encoding ribosome biogenesis GTPase Der, producing MSKPIVAIVGRPNVGKSTLFNKIGKKRVSIVEDMPGVTRDRIYMDGEWLGKEFTMIDTGGIEIETEDKILSQMRHQARLAMEEADVIVFVVDGKTGATNADEEVAHMLRGTRKPVVLAVNKVDHINQELAIYEFYNLGLGDPVGISAANAMGLGDLLDAVVASFPADAETEAVEEDVIKVAVIGRPNVGKSSLVNAMIGEDRVIVSDIPGTTRDAIDTHFTKDGQKFMLIDTAGMRRKAKIEMPVERYSVVRALRAVDRADVVLMVIDAEEGVTEQDKKIAGYAHEAGRACVIVVNKWDLVEKDSKTSLRYTEAIRSELAFLQYAPVVYLSALTKQRVPRVTELVKYVAEQHNMRVKTSVLNQVLEDAVAINPPPTGHGKRLRIYFATQADVQPPTFVFFVNEAELMHFSYLRFLENRLRESFGFEGTPLKLVVRNRKEKEDA from the coding sequence TTGAGCAAACCGATTGTGGCCATTGTTGGCCGGCCGAATGTTGGCAAATCAACTTTGTTTAACAAGATAGGCAAGAAGAGAGTATCCATTGTGGAGGACATGCCGGGAGTAACCAGGGACCGTATTTATATGGACGGCGAGTGGCTGGGAAAAGAATTCACCATGATCGACACCGGCGGGATTGAGATTGAGACAGAAGATAAAATCTTGAGCCAAATGCGTCACCAGGCTCGCCTGGCTATGGAAGAGGCGGATGTTATTGTATTTGTGGTCGACGGCAAAACTGGAGCGACCAATGCGGATGAAGAAGTAGCCCATATGCTGCGCGGCACAAGAAAACCAGTGGTGCTGGCCGTGAATAAGGTAGACCATATCAATCAAGAACTGGCTATTTATGAGTTCTATAACTTGGGCTTGGGAGATCCCGTCGGTATTTCTGCCGCCAACGCCATGGGGCTGGGGGATCTGCTGGATGCGGTGGTTGCCTCGTTCCCGGCGGACGCAGAGACGGAAGCGGTTGAAGAAGACGTAATCAAGGTGGCCGTAATTGGTCGACCTAATGTTGGCAAATCGTCCTTGGTCAACGCCATGATCGGTGAAGACCGGGTTATTGTCAGTGATATTCCCGGTACGACGCGGGACGCTATTGATACGCATTTTACCAAAGACGGGCAAAAATTTATGTTGATCGATACGGCGGGAATGCGCCGTAAAGCGAAGATTGAAATGCCGGTCGAGCGTTATAGTGTTGTTCGCGCTCTGCGAGCGGTGGACCGGGCGGATGTGGTGTTAATGGTGATTGACGCCGAAGAAGGCGTAACCGAGCAGGATAAGAAGATTGCCGGTTATGCTCATGAAGCAGGCAGGGCTTGCGTGATTGTCGTCAATAAATGGGACTTGGTGGAAAAAGACAGCAAGACCTCCTTGCGCTATACCGAAGCCATTCGCAGCGAACTGGCCTTTTTGCAGTACGCGCCGGTTGTGTATTTGTCAGCTTTGACTAAACAGCGGGTGCCGCGAGTAACGGAGCTTGTTAAATATGTGGCGGAGCAGCACAACATGCGTGTGAAAACCAGCGTTTTGAATCAAGTCCTAGAGGATGCGGTAGCGATAAACCCGCCGCCCACAGGACATGGCAAGCGGCTTCGTATTTATTTTGCTACTCAGGCGGATGTGCAGCCGCCGACGTTTGTCTTTTTTGTTAACGAAGCGGAATTGATGCATTTTTCGTATCTGCGCTTTCTGGAAAATCGCTTGCGTGAAAGCTTCGGCTTTGAAGGTACGCCGCTGAAGCTGGTAGTGCGTAACCGTAAGGAAAAGGAAGATGCCTAA
- the rsmH gene encoding 16S rRNA (cytosine(1402)-N(4))-methyltransferase RsmH: MTRRFVLQEFHHVSVLLEKTVQAVMQDPAGIYVDCTLGGAGHAKYLADQLSAQGRFIGIDQDPAALAAGREKLSGVPCQVDLIHSNFSRLGDVLAELGVEKVNGIVFDLGVSSHQLDVAERGFSYQQDAPLDMRMNPQQARSAYDVVNTYEEEELARIIKEFGEERWAKRIASFVATARQTAPIETTGQLVDIIKRAIPAAARRDGPHPAKRTFQAIRIEVNQELEILQGAFRTAIEHLLPGGRLAIITFHSLEDRAAKQALAAAAKGCICPPKLPICMCGHQPQVRLLGKAVTPSEQELENNPRARSAKLRIAEKLGR; the protein is encoded by the coding sequence ATGACGAGGAGGTTCGTTTTGCAAGAGTTTCACCATGTCAGCGTATTGTTAGAAAAGACCGTGCAGGCGGTAATGCAGGATCCTGCAGGAATTTATGTAGATTGCACCTTGGGCGGCGCTGGTCACGCCAAATACTTGGCGGACCAATTGAGCGCACAAGGTCGCTTCATAGGTATTGATCAAGATCCGGCGGCGTTGGCGGCCGGCAGAGAAAAACTGAGCGGTGTGCCATGCCAAGTGGATTTAATACACAGTAATTTTTCTCGTCTCGGCGATGTTTTAGCGGAATTAGGCGTAGAAAAGGTCAATGGCATTGTTTTTGACCTCGGTGTTTCTTCGCATCAGTTAGACGTTGCAGAGCGTGGTTTTTCATATCAACAGGATGCGCCTCTCGATATGCGGATGAATCCGCAGCAAGCGCGCAGCGCTTATGATGTGGTCAATACGTATGAGGAAGAGGAATTGGCGCGCATTATTAAAGAGTTTGGGGAAGAACGTTGGGCTAAGCGAATTGCTTCCTTTGTTGCAACCGCTCGGCAGACGGCCCCTATAGAGACAACCGGCCAATTAGTGGACATTATCAAACGAGCGATTCCAGCCGCCGCCCGGCGAGACGGGCCGCACCCGGCTAAACGCACTTTCCAGGCTATTCGGATTGAAGTAAATCAAGAACTGGAAATTTTGCAGGGGGCGTTTCGTACTGCTATTGAACATTTACTCCCTGGTGGGAGATTGGCCATTATTACCTTTCATTCGCTAGAAGACCGTGCAGCGAAACAGGCGTTGGCTGCGGCGGCGAAAGGATGTATTTGTCCGCCTAAGCTTCCTATATGCATGTGCGGCCACCAGCCGCAAGTGCGGTTGCTAGGCAAGGCAGTTACGCCTTCAGAGCAGGAACTGGAGAACAATCCCAGGGCGAGAAGCGCCAAATTACGTATAGCTGAAAAACTGGGCAGGTAA
- a CDS encoding cob(I)yrinic acid a,c-diamide adenosyltransferase: MKRLGLIQVYTGDGKGKTTAALGLALRAWGKGWKIAIVQFMKDDPGYGEVKALQELDGIDLFPAGRNDFVNLDQPEEIDCRLARQGWELVQSFLAEGVYDMVILDEINIAIACGLLAEAEVVAALRQHKKRPQPRAEIVMTGRYATPGVLAEADLITEMKELRHPFAQGIEMREGIDH; this comes from the coding sequence TTGAAGCGCTTGGGCTTGATTCAGGTGTATACCGGCGATGGCAAAGGGAAGACGACAGCGGCTTTGGGTTTGGCCCTAAGGGCCTGGGGAAAAGGCTGGAAGATTGCGATTGTGCAATTCATGAAGGATGACCCGGGGTATGGCGAGGTAAAGGCGCTCCAAGAGTTAGACGGGATTGACTTGTTTCCTGCAGGGAGAAATGATTTTGTCAATTTGGACCAACCCGAGGAAATCGATTGCCGTCTGGCGCGGCAAGGTTGGGAATTGGTCCAGTCCTTTTTAGCAGAAGGCGTCTATGATATGGTTATCTTGGATGAAATCAATATCGCCATTGCTTGCGGCTTGCTGGCGGAAGCGGAAGTTGTCGCCGCTTTGCGGCAGCACAAGAAGCGGCCGCAGCCGCGCGCGGAAATTGTGATGACCGGACGCTACGCTACGCCAGGCGTATTGGCGGAGGCGGACTTGATTACGGAGATGAAGGAACTGCGTCATCCTTTTGCGCAAGGAATTGAAATGCGCGAAGGAATTGACCATTGA
- the trxA gene encoding thioredoxin: protein MAALKEVNDAMYQEEVLDEKQPVLVDFWAPWCSYCNKLTPVLEEVSAELAGKLKIVKINVDENRSLAQRYDIKGLPTMMLVKDGEVAEKIVGFLPKASILGKIEPFL, encoded by the coding sequence ATGGCTGCTTTGAAAGAAGTGAACGATGCAATGTACCAGGAGGAAGTATTGGACGAGAAGCAACCGGTGTTGGTTGATTTTTGGGCGCCCTGGTGCAGCTATTGCAACAAACTGACTCCTGTTTTGGAAGAAGTGTCCGCAGAACTGGCAGGTAAATTGAAAATCGTAAAAATCAATGTAGATGAAAATCGCTCTTTGGCTCAACGCTATGATATTAAAGGTTTGCCGACGATGATGTTGGTAAAAGATGGCGAAGTAGCGGAAAAAATCGTCGGCTTTTTGCCGAAAGCTTCTATTTTAGGGAAGATAGAGCCGTTTCTCTAA
- the mraZ gene encoding division/cell wall cluster transcriptional repressor MraZ → MLLGEYQHTVDAKGRLFLPAKFREELGETVVFTKGLDACLFGYSLSEWSVLEEKLKKLPLAKPEARAFTRFFFAGAAEIGYDKQGRILLPPVLREHARLEKEVVVIGVSNRIEIWSQDAWQAYNEALAPSVSDLTQELIDLGI, encoded by the coding sequence GTGCTTTTGGGAGAGTATCAACATACTGTAGATGCCAAAGGTCGCCTGTTTTTACCTGCTAAATTCCGCGAAGAACTGGGAGAGACAGTTGTTTTTACCAAGGGACTTGATGCCTGCTTGTTTGGTTATTCCTTGTCTGAATGGAGTGTTTTAGAAGAAAAATTGAAAAAATTACCCTTAGCTAAGCCGGAAGCCCGAGCTTTTACGCGATTTTTCTTTGCAGGCGCCGCCGAAATAGGGTATGATAAACAAGGAAGAATTTTACTTCCGCCCGTGTTGCGTGAACACGCACGCTTAGAAAAAGAAGTTGTCGTCATCGGTGTATCAAATCGTATCGAAATTTGGAGTCAAGATGCGTGGCAGGCCTATAATGAGGCCTTGGCTCCGAGCGTATCGGATTTGACCCAGGAGTTGATTGATCTGGGGATTTGA
- the plsY gene encoding glycerol-3-phosphate 1-O-acyltransferase PlsY: MEFLWIVAVSYLVGSVPNGLLLGKTFWHTDLRQMGSCNIGATNAFRVLGPWPAFWVFLTDAAKGVFGVWLASQMAAPSLWLVAAGIAAIAGHNWSVFLGFKGGRGVATGLGVIAFLVPKVTLIVFAVWALIVWLTRYVSLASIVAAALVPVCMWFLGEEPAVLAFGVLAAVFVIVRHRPNIQRLLKGEELKIRSGKR, from the coding sequence GTGGAGTTTCTTTGGATTGTCGCTGTGAGCTATTTGGTGGGATCTGTTCCCAATGGCTTGCTGTTGGGAAAAACGTTTTGGCATACGGATTTGCGGCAAATGGGCAGCTGTAATATTGGGGCGACCAATGCCTTTCGGGTGCTGGGACCCTGGCCTGCTTTTTGGGTGTTCTTGACAGATGCCGCCAAAGGTGTTTTTGGCGTTTGGCTGGCCAGTCAAATGGCGGCGCCGTCTCTTTGGTTGGTGGCAGCGGGTATTGCTGCTATTGCCGGACATAATTGGTCTGTTTTCCTGGGTTTCAAAGGCGGGCGCGGTGTGGCGACCGGCTTGGGAGTTATTGCTTTTTTGGTGCCTAAAGTGACCTTGATTGTTTTTGCGGTTTGGGCGCTGATTGTCTGGCTGACCCGCTATGTGTCGCTGGCTTCCATCGTAGCAGCGGCATTGGTGCCTGTGTGCATGTGGTTTTTAGGAGAAGAGCCGGCTGTTTTGGCGTTTGGCGTTTTGGCGGCAGTCTTTGTCATTGTGCGCCATCGCCCTAATATTCAGCGACTGCTGAAAGGCGAAGAGTTAAAGATTCGTTCGGGTAAGCGTTGA
- a CDS encoding DUF512 domain-containing protein, whose product MGQRRAIISSIQPGSIAEEIGLQPGHEILLVNGQAMEDVIDWSFAVADEEVVLTVRTEDGDEVVEIEKEYNEELGIEFDEAVFDGIRRCGNRCIFCFVDQMPSGMRQSLYVKDDDYRMSFLYGNFITLTNVRQADWERIFRLHLSPLYISVHATDGAVRAAMLNQPKAAEILPQLQRLAEAGIEMHTQVVLCPGYNDGEVLQKTIADLYALHPAVQSLAIVPVGLTQHRQGCAELRGFTPEEAGRIIDEIARCQERFLQEAQTRFVFLGDEFYLAAGRSWPTEEAYEGFPQLENGVGMVRDFLTDWARQLQDVQTTQPAAETAWIVAGTSAAKVLAPLLAGPLWQHVRIIEVANEFFGPAITVTGLLTGGDILKALQREDARPQRLILPGVALRKGEEIFLDDMTLDQVSEQAGCDVRIAHGAEDLFDLLRGRNL is encoded by the coding sequence TTGGGACAGCGCAGGGCCATCATTTCCTCGATTCAGCCCGGCAGCATTGCCGAAGAAATTGGCCTGCAGCCAGGTCATGAAATTCTTTTGGTGAACGGCCAGGCGATGGAGGATGTTATCGATTGGAGTTTTGCCGTGGCCGACGAAGAAGTTGTGCTGACGGTGCGGACAGAAGACGGCGATGAAGTCGTAGAGATTGAAAAAGAATACAATGAAGAACTGGGAATTGAGTTTGATGAAGCTGTTTTTGACGGCATTCGGCGTTGCGGCAATCGCTGCATTTTTTGCTTTGTTGACCAAATGCCGTCGGGAATGCGTCAAAGCCTGTATGTAAAAGACGATGATTACCGGATGTCTTTTTTGTATGGTAATTTTATCACCCTGACCAATGTGCGTCAGGCTGACTGGGAGCGTATTTTCCGCCTGCATTTGTCTCCTCTTTATATTTCCGTGCATGCTACTGACGGCGCCGTGCGCGCCGCTATGTTGAATCAGCCTAAAGCGGCTGAAATTTTACCGCAGCTGCAGCGGCTGGCGGAGGCCGGCATTGAAATGCATACACAGGTGGTTTTGTGTCCCGGATACAACGATGGAGAGGTTCTGCAAAAAACGATTGCTGATTTATATGCTTTGCATCCAGCCGTGCAATCTCTGGCTATTGTACCGGTAGGGTTGACGCAGCATCGTCAGGGCTGTGCGGAGCTGCGCGGCTTTACGCCGGAAGAGGCAGGAAGGATTATTGATGAGATCGCTCGTTGTCAAGAGCGTTTCCTCCAGGAGGCGCAAACACGGTTTGTCTTTCTGGGAGATGAGTTCTATTTGGCGGCAGGTCGGTCTTGGCCGACAGAAGAGGCCTATGAAGGGTTTCCGCAATTGGAAAACGGCGTCGGCATGGTGCGCGATTTCTTAACGGACTGGGCGCGGCAGCTGCAGGATGTGCAAACTACGCAGCCTGCGGCAGAGACTGCCTGGATTGTAGCGGGAACATCGGCGGCTAAGGTGCTGGCGCCGTTGCTGGCAGGACCTTTATGGCAGCATGTGCGCATAATAGAGGTAGCAAATGAGTTTTTCGGCCCAGCCATTACGGTGACAGGCCTTTTGACTGGCGGCGATATTTTAAAAGCGCTGCAACGCGAAGACGCGCGACCGCAGCGCTTGATTCTGCCGGGAGTGGCTCTGCGCAAGGGCGAGGAGATATTCCTCGACGATATGACGCTGGACCAGGTGAGCGAACAAGCCGGCTGCGATGTGCGTATTGCTCATGGAGCGGAAGATCTGTTTGACTTGTTGAGGGGGCGGAACCTTTGA